The sequence CCGCACCGGCGGCGACCGCGCACGGCCGCCACGGCCCGTCCTGCCCGGTCAGACCGCGTCAGTCGTCCGGGTCGGCCCGGTCCAACGCCGGCCGCAGCCCTGGGGCCGACTCGGTGAGGAGGTAGTCGGCGACCGCCGTGTCCGTCACGAGACTGGTCACCAGCCCCGACCTCAACACGGCCCCGATCGCCGAGGCCTTGCGCAGCCCGCCCGCGATCGCCACGACCTCGGGGATCCGCCGCAGCCGGTCCGCCTCCACGGTGATGCACCGCTCGCCGAGGTCCCGGCCCACCCGACGCCCCTCGGAGTCGAACAGATGCGCGGACATCTCCGCCGCCACACCCAGCGAGGCGTAGTGCTCCCGCTCCTCGTCGGTCAGCATGTCGTGCACGGTCGAGATGCCCGGCTCCCACGAACCGATCGACACGGCCGCGACCGTCACCTTGTCGAAGTACTCGAAGGCGCGCGCGATCCCCGTCTGACTGCGCAGCGCGGCCGCGGTCGCCGGATCGGGCAGCAGCATCGGCGCGTAGATCGGGTGCGCGTCACCGCCCGAGACCTGGGCGGCCCGACGTACGGCCTCGACCGAACCGCGCTCGGCGGTCCCCGCGTCGTACACACCGGTCAGCTGCACCACGGTGCACTGCGGCAGCCTGTGCAGGGAGGCGGCCATGTGAATGGTCGACCGCCCCCACGCCAGGCCCAGTACGTCGCCCTCGTTGACGAGCTCGCCCAGCAGATCGGCGGCTACCGCTCCCAGGTTCTCCGGGTCCGGCGCGTCCTCGGTGGCGTCGGCGGGCGACTCCACGACGACGGCGTGCCGAAGCCCGTACCGGGCCCGCAGCGCGTCCGACCGCTCGGCGTCGAGCTCGGCCGGTACCCGGATCTCGATCCGTACGAGGTCCCGTTCGAGGGCGGTCTCCAGGACCCTGGCCACCTTGAAGCGGCTCACGCCGAACTCCTCGGCGATCTGAATCTTGGACTTTCCCTCCAGGTAGAAGCGGCGCGCCATGGCCGCCGCCTGCACCAGCTCCGCGGGTCCCATCCGCAGGGCTGACCGTCCCGCCGACATTGCAGACACCGCGCTCTCCTCACTGCTGTTCACACTCTCGACTCGCCGTTCATCCTGTCAGATCCGACGGCCGTTGATCAGCCTGGACAGCTCCCGTTCACCGAGCTGTTCATCAACCCTTGGTTCAGTGGTCGCACGCCCACGGCGCGGCTGCGATCGCCGCACCCGCCTGGTCACGCAGCGTACGCACGGCGGTGGCGGGGTCGACCGCTCCGTAGACCGCGCTGCCCGCCACGAAGACGTCCGCGCCGGCCTCGGCACAGCGCTCGATGGTCGAGGCCGAGACCCCGCCGTCCACCTGGAGCCACAGCTCCAGGCCGTGCTTGGAGATCAGCTCCCGGGTGCGGCGGATCTTGGGGAGCATGATGTCGAGAAAGGGCTGGCCGCCGAAGCCGGGCTCGACCGTCATGATCAGCAGCATGTCCAGCTCGGGGAGGATGTCCTCGTACTGTTCGATCGGCGTCGCGGGCTTGAGCGCCATGGAGGCGCGCGCTCCCTTGGCCCGGATCTCCCGCGCGAGCCGCACGGGCGCGGCGGCGGCCTCGGCGTGGAAGGTGACCGAGCTCGCCCCGGCTTCCACGTACTGGGGAGCCCAGCGGTCCGGGTTCTCGATCATCAGGTGAAGGTCCAGCGGGATGTCCGTGGCCCTGCTCAGGGATTCCACGATCGGCATTCCGAGGGTCAGGTTCGGGACGAAGTGGTTGTCCATCACGTCGACGTGCAGCCAGTCGGCCCCCTCGACGGCCTTCGCCTCCTCGGCGAGTCGGGCGAAGTCGGCGGACAGGATGCTGGGATAAATCTGAGCGGCCATGCCCCAAGCCTGCCATGCCCCCACCGGGTTCCGGCCACGACCCCGCAAGTCGCCCCGCACAGGACAGGACGGCACCCCCGACCGCGGTACAGCCGGGACGGGACGACGCGCGAGCGCCCCGGGGGGTCACAATCCGGCCGCCGGGAACGGAGGCCGGACGGGGGCCGCCCGGGCGGGGCGGGCCGGGCGGGGCTGGGCGGGGCGGGCGGGGCTGGGCGGCAGCTCCGGGAAGCGGGAGCGACTCGACCGGAGGCGGGCGGTACGGGGAGGCTCCGGAGGCGGGAACCACTCGACCGGCATCAGGCAGGCGCGACGGGGTGAGGCCGACGGAAGCCGATCGCCCGGGGTCGGACACGACGGGGGCGAGGAAGGCGGGGGCCACTCGGGCGGCATCAGTGAGGGGTATGGGGGTTTCCCGTCAGTCCCATCGTCCCTCCGGGTCGGGCCGGTCCCTCAAGGGCGCTCCTTCGTCGCGTCGCTTCGCGATGGCCTTCGGCCACCCTTGACCGACCGTCCCGCCCCGGAGAAACGAAAGACTGCCGAGAAGCCCCCAAAAGAACGAGCCGGTCCAAGGCACGAAGGACGGGGCGGTCGGAGACGCCCGGCCTTGTCGGACGCAAAGGGGTACGACCGAGAGACGGGGCCCACGGAAGGCCCCCCGGTGGCGACGGGCGCGCCCGATCGCTACGCGCTCCTCACCTCTCAGCGTCACCAGGCCGTCTCGGGCTGGACATAAGCCGCCCACGACCCCAGGCATTCCGCACTCACCGCGTCCGACGACCGTCTGCGGCTGGACATAGGCCGCCCACCACCCAGCGACCTCTCGCTCACCGCGTCCGACGACCGTCAGGGGCCGGGCATAGGCCGCCCACGACCCGTAGGCGCTTCTCGTGGGATGCGTCCGGAGGCTGTCGGGGGTGAAAAGGCGGGGGAGCGCGGCTATGTCGTGGTGGATGGGGGTCAGTGGAGGTGGGCGGCCGAAAAGGCCGACAGTTTGCCCCAATTGCCCTTGTTTAGGGGTGGGTTTGTGGTGTCGTCCTCGCGCTGACCCGGCTCTACGACGGATCAGCCGAGCTGTCCGCCGCACATCCCTCCCAGCGCGTCTTGCCGGCCCCTCACGGCCGGTGGTCGCGGTCATGGAGAGGCACATGGCAATCCGAGGCGGCTTATGTCCGGCCACGGCTGGCCGTCGGACGCAGGTCGGGCGCCGGACCCGATGCCGTGGGCGGCTTATGCCCAGCTACAGGCGGTCGCCGGACGCGGTCGGGGGTCGGGGGTCGGGTCACGGTCGTGGGCGGCCTATGTCCAGCCCAGGACGGGCTGGAGACGCTGAGAGATGAGGAGCACGTAGCGATTTGGCGCGCCTCAACGCCCGGGATGCGTCTTCATCTGCCCCGTCTCGGGACCGTGCTCGCCAAGGCAGGCCTGGGGGGCTGTGATGTCCCCGCCCCTGAAAGCTTCGACCGGCTCGTTCTTTTGGGGGCTTCTCGGCAGTCTTTCGTTTCTCCGGGGCGGGACGGTCGGTCAAGGGTGGAGCGCAGCGACATCGCGAAGCGACGCGAGGAACGAGCGCCCTTGAGGGACCGGCCCGACCCGGAGGGACGATGGGACTGACGGGAAACCCCCATACACATCCCTGATGCCGCCCGAGTGGACCCCGTCGTCCCGACCCCCGTCACGCCTGCCTGATGCCGGTCGAGTGGCTCCCGCCGCCCCCACCCCCGTCACGCCTGCCTGATGCCGGTCGAGTGGCTCCCGCCGCCCCGGCCCGCCCGTAGAATTCGATCTTGTGCGCGGGAAGGCGTACCTCGGAGACAGGGAGTGCCGCCGTGACCGACGCCCTCGCGCGTCTTCTCGCGATCGCCCCGGCGCCGAGCGAGCCCCTGCAGAAGGATTGGGGCGACGTCGAGCGCAGGCTCGGTGTGCGGCTTCCCGCCGACTACAAGGAGCTCATCCAGGTCTGCGGGGGAAGCAACTGGGACGACTACCTGTACGTCCTGGAGCCCGACTGCCCCAACAAGCACTACGACCTGATCACATGGGCGAGCCATCAGACCGAGGACCTCGAAGGCTTGTGGGAAGTCGAGAAGAAGCCTGCGGAGCTGGAGGCCGAAGGGACCCAGGTCGTCCTGTGGGCGACCACCGACAACGGGGAGTGCCTCTACTGGCTGGTCCGGCCGGGACGTGAGCCGGACCGGTGGACCGTCATGGTGAACGAGGCGCGCGGCGATCGGTGGGAGCACTTCCCCGTGTCCTGCACGCAGTTCCTCGCCTCGGCCCTCGACGGAGAGCTGAAGTCGGGCATCCTCTCGTCCTTGTTCCCCCTCGCCGCACACGAGTTCCGCAGGCTTCGCGCGATCTGACGTGCCTCGTCGTGGCCGATGGCCGGTGACCTAGGGCGACGCCCGGCCACCGGACGACGCCACCGGTCGGCGTCGTCCGGGTACACCTCAGCGGGGTGGGGCGGCCACGACCGGCCGGCCCCCGGCCGGCTAGGCCGTTCGCCTCAGCAGTGCCAGGTACATCGCGTCCGTGCCGTGCAGGTGGGGCCACAGCTGGACGTCCGGGCCGTCGCCCAGGGCCGGGACGCCCTGCATGAAGGGCCGTGCGTCGATCAGTTCCGCGGACACCGGGGAGTGGCCGGCGCCGCGGCCCTTCAGGACGTCGTCCACGACGACCCGGGTCTCCGCCAGGTGCGGCGAGCAGGTCGCGTAGCCCACGATGCCACCCACCCGCACCGCCGACAGCGCCTCGCGCAGCAGCCCGCGCTGGAGCGGCGCGAAGCCCTCCAGGTCCTCCGGGCGGCGGCGCCAGCGGGCCTCCGGGCGGCGGCGCAGCGCGCCCAGGCCCGAGCAGGGGACGTCCATCAGGACGCGGTCGAAGGATCCCGGCAGCCAGGCCGGGTGGGTGCCGTCGGCCGCGATGACCTGGTACGGGCCCGGGTTGCCCGCGAGCGAGCGCTCCACGAGCCGTGCCCGGTGCGGCTGCTTCTCCGAGGCCAGCAGGAACGCCCCGCGCTGCGCCGCGAGCGCCGCCAGCAGCGCCGCCTTGCCGCCGGGGCCCGCGCAGCCGTCGAGCCAGCGCTCGTCGCGGCCCTCGACCGGTGCGGCCGCCAGGGCCATGGCGACCAGCTGGCTGCCCTCGTCCTGCACGCCGGCGCGGCCGTCGCGGACCGCTTCCAGAGCGCCCGGTTCGCCGCCCTCGGCCATCCGGACGGCGTACGGCGACCAGCGGCCCGGCAGGGCCGACTCCTCGCCGACCGCCTCAAGCAGTTCCTCCGGCGTGGACCGGCCGGGGCGGGCCACCAGGGTCACCTCGGGCCGTTCGTTGTCGGCCTCCAGCAGGTCCTCGATGCCCGCGCGGCCACCGCCCAGCGAGTCCCACAGGGCGCTGACGACCCACCTGGGGTGCGAGTGGTACACCGAGAGGTGCTCCTCGGCGTCCTCCTCGTACGGCGGTGCGACCCGCTCCAGCCAGCCGTCGAGGTCGTGCGCGGCGATCTTTCGCAGGACGGCGTTGACGAACTTGGCGCGCCCGTCCCCGAGCACCACGCGGGCCAGCTCCACGCTCGCCGACACCGCCGCGTGGGTGGGGATGCGGGTGCCGAGCAGCTGGTGGGCGCCGAGCGAGAGCACGTCGAGCACCGGCGGGTCCACCTCCCGCAGCGGGCGGTCGATGCACGCCTTGATGACGGCGTCGTAGGTGCCCTGGCGGCGCAGCGTCCCGTAGACCAGCTCGGTGGCCAGTGCCGCGTCGCGCGCTTCGAACTTCTCGTCCTGGCGGGCCTTCTTGAGCAGCGGCGGCAGCACGAGGTTGGCGTAGGCGTCGCGTTCGTCCACCGCCCGCAGCACCTCGAAGGCCAGCATCCGGACGGGGTCCTTCTGGGGCCGACGGTGCGGCTTGGCCTGCTTGCCACCGGCGCCTGCGGGGGCAGGCTTGCGACGGGGCTGACGGGGCTGTTCGCTCACGTGAAAGGTGCTCCGGGGTTACGAGTTCTACGAGTTCTACGGGTCTTGCCCGTCCTACCGGTCCTGCCGGTCCTGCCGGTCCTGCTCGTCCGCGGGTGGGACCCGGGGACGAGCACGGGTGGGACGCGGGGACGTCCGCGCGCGGACGTCTCCACCGATCAGCCTACGTCGGCTCCGCCGAGCCGCTCGCCGGGAGCGATCCGGACCCCGCGGGCCCAGTCGGCGGCCCGCATCGGCTTCTTGCCCTGCGGCTGCACCCACAGCAGTTCCACGGCGTGCGAGCCGGTGCCGACGTACACGTTGTTCTTGGCCGGGGAGAGCGCGCCCGGCTCCAGGTCGGTCCGGTCGGGCACCAGGCCCAGCGAGATCAGCTTGAGGCGTTCCCCGCGGAAGACGGTCCACGCGCCCGGCGCGGGCGTGCAGCCGCGCACCACGCGGTCGGCGCGCATCGCGGGGGCGGTCCAGTCGATCCGGGCGTCCTCCACCGTGATCTTGGGCGCGTGCGAGATCCCGTCGTGGGGCTGGGCGACGGCACGCAGGGTGCCGTCCTCGATGCCGTCCATGGTGGCGGCGAGCAGTCCGGACCCGGCGAAGGCGAGCCGGGTGAGCAGGTCGCCGCTGGTGTCGGTGGGCCGGATCTCCTCGGTGAGGATGCCGTAGACCGGGCCGGTGTCCAGGCCTTCCTCGATGCGGAAGGTGGAGGCGCCGGTCACCTCGTCGCCCGCGATGATCGACTGCTGGACGGGCGCGGCGCCGCGCCATGCGGGCAGCAGCGAGAAGTGCAGGTTGACCCAGCCGTGCTGGGGGATGTCGAGGGCGCTCTTGGGGA comes from Streptomyces virginiae and encodes:
- a CDS encoding SMI1/KNR4 family protein, whose product is MTDALARLLAIAPAPSEPLQKDWGDVERRLGVRLPADYKELIQVCGGSNWDDYLYVLEPDCPNKHYDLITWASHQTEDLEGLWEVEKKPAELEAEGTQVVLWATTDNGECLYWLVRPGREPDRWTVMVNEARGDRWEHFPVSCTQFLASALDGELKSGILSSLFPLAAHEFRRLRAI
- a CDS encoding RsmB/NOP family class I SAM-dependent RNA methyltransferase, encoding MSEQPRQPRRKPAPAGAGGKQAKPHRRPQKDPVRMLAFEVLRAVDERDAYANLVLPPLLKKARQDEKFEARDAALATELVYGTLRRQGTYDAVIKACIDRPLREVDPPVLDVLSLGAHQLLGTRIPTHAAVSASVELARVVLGDGRAKFVNAVLRKIAAHDLDGWLERVAPPYEEDAEEHLSVYHSHPRWVVSALWDSLGGGRAGIEDLLEADNERPEVTLVARPGRSTPEELLEAVGEESALPGRWSPYAVRMAEGGEPGALEAVRDGRAGVQDEGSQLVAMALAAAPVEGRDERWLDGCAGPGGKAALLAALAAQRGAFLLASEKQPHRARLVERSLAGNPGPYQVIAADGTHPAWLPGSFDRVLMDVPCSGLGALRRRPEARWRRRPEDLEGFAPLQRGLLREALSAVRVGGIVGYATCSPHLAETRVVVDDVLKGRGAGHSPVSAELIDARPFMQGVPALGDGPDVQLWPHLHGTDAMYLALLRRTA
- the rpe gene encoding ribulose-phosphate 3-epimerase yields the protein MAAQIYPSILSADFARLAEEAKAVEGADWLHVDVMDNHFVPNLTLGMPIVESLSRATDIPLDLHLMIENPDRWAPQYVEAGASSVTFHAEAAAAPVRLAREIRAKGARASMALKPATPIEQYEDILPELDMLLIMTVEPGFGGQPFLDIMLPKIRRTRELISKHGLELWLQVDGGVSASTIERCAEAGADVFVAGSAVYGAVDPATAVRTLRDQAGAAIAAAPWACDH
- a CDS encoding sugar-binding transcriptional regulator, which gives rise to MSAGRSALRMGPAELVQAAAMARRFYLEGKSKIQIAEEFGVSRFKVARVLETALERDLVRIEIRVPAELDAERSDALRARYGLRHAVVVESPADATEDAPDPENLGAVAADLLGELVNEGDVLGLAWGRSTIHMAASLHRLPQCTVVQLTGVYDAGTAERGSVEAVRRAAQVSGGDAHPIYAPMLLPDPATAAALRSQTGIARAFEYFDKVTVAAVSIGSWEPGISTVHDMLTDEEREHYASLGVAAEMSAHLFDSEGRRVGRDLGERCITVEADRLRRIPEVVAIAGGLRKASAIGAVLRSGLVTSLVTDTAVADYLLTESAPGLRPALDRADPDD
- the fmt gene encoding methionyl-tRNA formyltransferase, which translates into the protein MKLVFAGTPEVAVPALDALIASGRHEVAAVITRPDAPAGRGRRLVASPVAERAEEAGIEVLKPTRPRDPDFQARLREIDPDCCPVVAYGALIPKSALDIPQHGWVNLHFSLLPAWRGAAPVQQSIIAGDEVTGASTFRIEEGLDTGPVYGILTEEIRPTDTSGDLLTRLAFAGSGLLAATMDGIEDGTLRAVAQPHDGISHAPKITVEDARIDWTAPAMRADRVVRGCTPAPGAWTVFRGERLKLISLGLVPDRTDLEPGALSPAKNNVYVGTGSHAVELLWVQPQGKKPMRAADWARGVRIAPGERLGGADVG